One Setaria italica strain Yugu1 chromosome II, Setaria_italica_v2.0, whole genome shotgun sequence DNA segment encodes these proteins:
- the LOC105913878 gene encoding uncharacterized protein LOC105913878, with the protein MSQPEARRRRRSREPRREEPRSPQQLVEDTVGEIVLRLPPDDPALLVRASAVNKTWRRAVAEPSFPASYRAFHKKPPVLGIFRTDAILIPTTSFCPAAAGYRDCQVLDCRHGRVLLENLDCGDIDVWNPITGDQYTLPEAPEDISLVCNGAVLCAAADDDCDHLACHTGPFLVALVGASAEGQIHACLYSSESGEWSGLTSIDLDYIAPDHFTTTCITVDVVPAALMENALYFIGDFGNEILKYEFDPEEPSLTAIDPPPGVETCCDGVVVMPEADGRLGFAYVEAHRLHMWSMQAGPDGNPQWEKRRVIPLELLLPPIRRASPYLTGFVHAINCIVVTTEDEVYTIELKSYKTRKICNKDMSYSGFLFTAFCIPDFAFVPPPPPGPPPPPPPAANED; encoded by the exons ATGTCGCAGCCcgaggctcgccgccgccggcgaagtcGCGAACCCAGGCGCGAGGAACCCCGCTCCCCACAGCAGCTTGTGGAAGACACCGTCGGCGAGatcgtcctccgcctcccgcccgaCGACCCCGCACTCCTCGTCCGCGCCTCCGCCGTCAACAAGACCtggcgccgcgccgtcgccgagcccTCCTTCCCCGCCAGCTACCGTGCGTTCCACAAGAAGCCCCCCGTCCTCGGCATCTTCCGCACCGACGCGATCCTGATCCCCACCACGTCGTTctgcccggccgccgccggctaccGCGACTGCCAGGTGCTCGActgccgccatggccgcgtccTCCTCGAGAACCTCGACTGTGGGGACATCGACGTCTGGAACCCCATCACCGGCGACCAGTACACCCTCCCGGAGGCTCCCGAAGACATCTCCCTCGTCTGCAACGGCGCGgtgctctgcgccgccgccgacgacgactgCGACCACCTCGCCTGCCACACCGGGCCCTTCCTCGTGGCCTTAGTGGGCGCCAGCGCTGAAGGGCAGATTCACGCCTGCCTCTACTCATCGGAGAGCGGCGAGTGGAGCGGGCTGACCTCCATCGACCTCGACTACATCGCGCCGGATCACTTCACCACCACCTGCATCACCGTCGACGTCGTGCCTGCCGCGCTCATGGAGAACGCACTCTACTTCATCGGCGACTTCGGCAATGAGATCCTGAAGTATGAGTTCGATCCGGAGGAGCCGAGCCTGACGGCGATCGACCCGCCGCCGGGCGTGGAGACTTGCTGTGATGGCGTCGTCGTCATGCCGGAGGCGGACGGCAGGCTGGGGTTCGCCTACGTGGAGGCTCACAGGCTCCATATGTGGTCGATGCAGGCAGGCCCTGATGGAAACCCCCAATGGGAGAAGCGCAGGGTCATTCCTCTGGAGTTGCTGCTCCCCCCGATTCGCCGTGCGTCACCATATCTGACTGGTTTTGTGCATGCCATCAATTGCATTGTCGTGACAACAGAAGATGAAGTATACACCATTGAGCTCAAGTCATACAAGACAAGGAAGATCTGCAACAAGGACATGTCCTACTCTGGCTTTCTCTTCACTGCTTTCTGCATTCCTG ATTTTGCATttgtgccgccaccgccaccaggcccgccaccgccaccaccacctgcgGCGAATGAGGACTAA